The genomic window ATCTCTTGTTCAAGGTTGTTCTGTTCCTCTTTGGACTCGGCTTTGCGATTATTCATGTCGACCTGGATATCGTGCTTgaggcgctcgacgtcTTCCTTCATCTtttgctcgagcgcatccactTCGCGCTGAAGGAGGGTAGTGATGCTTCGCAACCCAGCGGCGTCGTTCCTGCCTCGCACCTGCACCTCGGTGCGGATCTCGGACAAGGCCGCCTTGAATAGGTAGGCTTGATTCTCAACATCGCTTTTGTTAAGGCAGGCATGTGCCAGCTGCCGACCACGGGTTGTGATGAGGTGTCGAACGCCTTCCATGATGGCCTCTGCTGGGTCGTGTCGGCGCGCAATTTGGAGCTGGAGTTCGTGAGCGCTAGATTTGATTTGATTCTGCTTACCCTTGACAGTCTTGACATTGGCCGCAGCGCGTTGCATCCTGGTCGCCGTCGAGATCCAGCCACCTGCTTCCAGTCGCTTGACAAATCCATGTGTGTCAAAGGGCACCTGGAGACTCTGCAGCGACTGTGGTGAAACATGTCGGTGGAGTCTCTGGTCGAATTCGACGTCGCCGCCCGCATCGCCAGAGGGTGGAGTGGTCGGCTGTGGAGTCCCTGATGCATccgacgaagacgaagacgtgCTTGTTGTCTGCTGTGAATCGTCCGTAGATGctgacgaagacgatggTGACGACCAAGTGGACGTCGAACCGGAAGACGTTCCAGGTGGTAGGAGGCTCTGGTCAGACGAAGGTGTGGTAAATGACGGATAAAGGGCTGCGGGATTTGGAGGCGACGTGAGACCGGAATAGACCCTCTTATTCTGCTCCTGAGCATGGAAGAATCGCTGCTTCAACAGATCCTCTCCGGTCGCAGGGCCAgtgctggctgctgcggcgtTGGAAGTTTGTTGGCCGCTTGCGCTTGATTGAACATCTTGTTGCCTAAAATTAGTGGAAGacgtctgctgctgctgctgcgatgACGCCTGCTcagagctcgacgaagcctTATTggaggaagatgacgatTGCTTTGCGCTTTGGCTGTTGTCGTCGGCCTTCAGCACATCATCAACCTGTGGTGTGCGGGACGATCGCTCTGCAGCATTGCTGGTAGCTGGTTGACCGCTCCTACTGTCCGTGACCTTCACAGATGAAGTAATCTTACTGTCAATCTGGGAGGCATCAGCGCTCGAAGCGCCTGCATACTTGCCCTTTGAGTCCGCGGACGCTTGTGAGGCTGAAGTTGTGGAGAATCCAAGCTTCTGACCAGGGCTACAGAGCTTGAAGCGACGCGGTTGGTAAAAGAGGTGGCGAGGCAACGAATGCCTTTGGACTATCACCTGAAGATGAGGCGCATCGACACCAGCTTGTCTGGCTAGGCATGCAGCAGCCTTGGAGCCGACGTTGCTCCAGCTCATGCTAAAATGCCGTATCAAGTCGAGCTAGAGATGAGGAGGCGTACAGGGGTTGATCGAACCGGTGGAACGGGAGAGCTTCTGCGAGTCTTGTAGTCTGGGGTGAGGAATACGTTGGACTCTACTCAGCcatcgtgattgcagcCTTATTGCGAGCTCAACTGCAAATGGTGTCTGTAGATGGCGTCAACAGGATCCGTTCCGTGCTTCACAAAGCGCGTTGATTGTATTGGTGTGGTGCGCTGAGTTGGGGTCGAGGTAAGGTATGTGTCGTGATTGCAAGGTTCAAGGTGTTCTTGTTtttcaatcgtgaatcgtgaattcgtcACAACCGAAGCCGGCTGGCCGTTCATGGCCGACTCTtcgcaaatcacgaatcacgaatcacgaatcacgaattcggcgttcagtcgtgagtcgtgagccGTGAGTGGGTTTCTGGACACGGAACaccacgattcacgattcatcatttatgattcgtgattgatctAGCTGCGATCTCACACTCTGAAAAACTGTGCCGTGtgcatcacgcatcacaCGCGTGACGGTGCGTGGAACACGGTAGCACGAAacaagcacagcacagcgaatcacgaatcgtgaatcctgaatgtgaatcgtgaattgcactcacgactacgtgctgtgtgcgtgtgcgtgtgcatgtgcagtgacgagtgagtcgtgagtgtgctATTTCGTGTTGGTCCGAGCGGACATTCACACACTCGTCAACGcccactcacgattcgtgacgTGCCAGTTACGGAGTCGTTCTTCTCATTTGTGAAAGCAACGTATACCCACTTTTTGCCTCTCGACGCTGACCACACAGCCATTGTCAATACCTTCGTCCCTGCTATAGCAGCAAAAGTGCCTTCGTCATCATGTCGCATGCACAGGATCCCACCAttggcgacgacgagcttgctaCAACTGGTACGTTGTCCCTCATGCTTGGTATCGGTCATGGCACCGGACGAATGTGATCCTGACGCATCCTTTCATCTTGTTGCTCACTTTGTTTATCTGCTGTAGCCACCGCCGGCTACAAGGTTGGCGAGAAAAAGTCGCTCGCTGAATACTCGCAGCTGGATGCGGAAGACGAGTCGCTAGCAAGATGGAAGGCAAGCCTCGGAATTGGCGCTTCCACCAGCGCCGTCGACCCAAATGCTCCTAAGCTCTCACTACACAGTCTCTCCCTAGTATCGCCAACAGCACCTGGCGgaagcatctcgatcaaccTCCAGCAGCCCAAAGAGCAGCTTGCACAGATCAAGCAGAACCCCCTCTCGGTCAAGGAGGGCGTCGAGTACAGTGTCAAGATTCGGTTCAGCGTGGGAAGCGACATTCTCTCGGGTCTCAAGTACGTTCAGGTGGTCAAGCGGGCCGGCATCAAGGGTAAGTTCAGAATTCCTAACCTGTTGAGCATGGAACGCAAGAAGTTGTACTGAGCTGGCATTTTGGGCTTGATTTTTTTTCCGTTGTGCAGTCGACAAGATGGAAGAGATGATCGGATCCTACGGTCCACGACCCGAGCCATATGAAAAGACGTTTGCTTCCAGTGAGGCACCCAGCGGTATGATGGCTCGTGGCAACTACAGCGTACGCAGTCGTGTggtcgatgacgacaacCACGTTTTTGCCGACTGGGAGTGGGCTTTCAAGGTAAGCAAACTCATCATGCTCCCAATACTACGCCACGACGCGCTCTGCAGACTGACTTTTCTCAATCACGCTTTCTCGTCAACAGATCGCCAAGGACTGGTAAAAACTTTCGCTCCGGCCCGCCTTCGCTGCTTCATATCTCCTCCCATCTTGTTTTCTATCGATACAACGTCAATACTTCTCGTACTCTACGCAATGCAAGTTCCCAATGTCACCATGCCCTTTGTAGTGTGATTTAGTGTGGGGTCAAGATTGTCCCAAGGCAGCTGCAAAGATGGTGAGAAAGCTGTTGGCAAGCGAGGGGTGCTGGAAAGCCTCGCTATCTTTTTGCTTCCCGTCTCGAGTGGGCTAGTGGTGAGGGGAGatatgaatcacgaatgtcgattctgacgcagcagcactcgtgactgctgcttctgctgttAGAATCCGTGCCGCCTCGTCTTCTATTGCTGTTGCTTCGACTGCTACCGGTGCTGCTTTCGGTTCCCACATTCTCGCCTCTATCCATGCG from Mycosarcoma maydis chromosome 16, whole genome shotgun sequence includes these protein-coding regions:
- a CDS encoding putative rho GDP dissociation inhibitor is translated as MSHAQDPTIGDDELATTATAGYKVGEKKSLAEYSQLDAEDESLARWKASLGIGASTSAVDPNAPKLSLHSLSLVSPTAPGGSISINLQQPKEQLAQIKQNPLSVKEGVEYSVKIRFSVGSDILSGLKYVQVVKRAGIKVDKMEEMIGSYGPRPEPYEKTFASSEAPSGMMARGNYSVRSRVVDDDNHVFADWEWAFKIAKDW